The Dokdonella sp. nucleotide sequence GCCGATCGCGCTTGCGACGATGAGCAGGGCGAGCACGCCACCCATGACCCACCAGAACTGCGCCGGCGTGTCGGCGACCAGGGCCGCGAACCAGGATTGCGGATTCATGCGAGTTTCACCACGGCATTGCGTGCGCGTTCGAGGAAATCGGCTTTGCTTTCACCATCCATGCGCTGGATCACCTCGCCGAAACGCACGGTGCAGATCAGCGGCACCGGCAGCAGGCTGCCTTTCGGCAAGCTGCGACGGGCATTGTCGAGATACACGGCGACCAGTTCGACCTGCGGGTGGCGCTCGGCGAGGTGGTACAGCCCGGACTTGAACGGCAACGGCAGTGCTTCGGCATTGCGTGTGCCTTCCGGGAACAAGATCAGTGAATCGCCGGCCGCCAGCGCGTCATCCAGCGGTTGCAGCGGATCGCCCTCGGCCTTGTCGCGGTTGCGCTCGATCAGCACGGCGTTGAGGCCGCGTCGCGCGACCAGCGCACGCAGGCCGCGGCTCCAGTAGTCCTTTGCGGCGACCGGTCGCGTGCGCCGACGCAGCGTCGGCGGCAAGGCCGCCCACAATGCCAGCGTGTCGAGATGGCTGGCGTGGTTGGCAAAGTAGATGCGCTGCGCGGCTTTTGGCTGTGTGCCGATCCATTGCGGATATGCGCCGACCAGCAGGCGCACCAGGGCGACGAGCAGGCGCGCGATCATCAGCCCTTCGCCCGCAGTTGCGCGGCGATCGCGCGCGTGCGCGTGACGCAGGTCAGCGCGGAGCCGACGGCGATGATGACCGCGGCGGCGAGCAGCGCATGCCGCGTACCGTTGAAATGTCCTTCGAGCGCGCCGACGAGGCAGCCGAGCGTGAGCACAGCCATGCGGTGCGGCTTGGCCATCGGCCCGCGGAAATCCTGGGCGAAACCGAGCGCGCCACCGGTCGCGCGCACGTAGGCGGTCAGTGCGGCGAGCAGGGCGCCGAGCCAGCCGAGCCACGGCATCTGGATCGTGTAGCCCAGCGCGACGATGAACAGCGAATCGGCGATGCGATCCGGCAGTTCGTTGTACAGCGAACCGACCGGCGACTGCTTGCCGCCCTCGATCGCGACCATGCCGTCGAACAGGTTGCAGGCCAGGCGCAACTGCACGCAGACGGCGGCGAGCACGAGGCCGGCCGTGGTCGGCCATTCGACCAGCAGCCAGGCACCTGCGATTGCAAAGACGATGCTGACCACCGAAATCTGGTTCGGCGTGACGCTGCTGCGGGCGAGCGTCGAGGCGATCGCCTTGGCCCAGCCTGTGCTGCGCGAGGTGAGTGGGCGGCGGGTTTCGGTGGGGGGCATGGGCATATGGAGTCGATGCGGGTTGATGCAGCATAGCGATCGTCGTGGGCATTGGGGGTTATACCACCTTCAATTATTTGGTGGTATAACTCGCGCGTGTCATGCGAGGACGATCGAATGCTTCACTACCGCGAACTCTCCGCCTCCGCACAAACCGCCTATGCGGAATTGTACGAGCGCGTGCACGTGACGGAGACCCTGCGCTCGCCGGCCTTCGTCACCGGCAATGTGGCCTACAAGACGATCAAGGGCTCGCGCTACGCCTATTGGGCCTTCAAGGAACTCGACGGACGCAAGCGCGAGTACTACCTGGGGCCGGCAGGCCCGGCCATCGACGCGATCGAGCGAGCGCGAAGCGAGGGTGCTCCTGCGCTCGAGTCGGTGGGGCGACAGGCGGCCTCGGCCCTCGCACTGGGTTGCACGGCCACGCCACCAAAGCACTTCCGCATCGTCAAGCGCATGGCCGAGTACCAGTTCTTCCGGGCAGGCGGGCTGCTGGTCGGCACGCATGCCTTCCTCGCGATCGGCAACCAGTTGGGCGTGGCCTGGGACGGTGCTACGCGCACGCTGGATCTCGATTTCGCCCATCCCGGGCCTGGAGGCAACGTCGCCTTGGCGCTGCCGGCGAACCTGCACGTAAACATGCACGACGCATTGACGTCGCTCAGGCACGGATTTCTGCCTGCCATGGGGGGCAGCAAGGGAATGGCTTGCCTGAACGTGAGTACCCGCGAGCCCGACCTGCGCATCGACTTCCTGACCGTACGGCGACGCGCTTCATTCGATGGCGTGCCGGCCCCGGAACTGGGTGTGGCCCTCAGTCCGTTGAAGTTCCTCGAATACCTGATCGAACGTCCAGGCCAGGCGGTGCTGCTGGATCGTGCCGATGCCTGCCTCGTCAACCTGCCGGATCCGGCGCGCTACGGCCTGCACAAGCTGATCGTCGCGCACGAACGAGGCGCCAGGCATCCGAAGCACGGCAAGGACATTGCACAGGCCGTGGCCCTGATCGAATGGCATTTGCGCGAGTCGCCGCGCGCGCTGGTCGATGCGTGGGATGACCTGACCGCGCGCGGAACGGGTTGGAGCAAACGAGCCCGCGCATCCCTGGCTGTTGCCGCGCGGACCGAAAAGGAGATCGTGCAGGCGTTCGAGCGCCTGGTTGCGCCGCGCAAATGAAACGGGCCGCACAAGGCGGCCCGTTTCGCGTCGCGAGGCATCGCGCCTGAAGGCGCTCCTACAGTTTTGCGTCCGCACGCAGCGCCTCGGCCTTGTCGGTCTTCTCCCACGAGAAGGCCGTGAAGGTTTCGCCGTTGGCCAGCTTCACCTCGTACGGCGCGCGGCCGAAATGGCCATAGCTCGCAGTCGGCTGGTACATCGGATGCACGAGGTCGAGCATCTTGATGATGCCGTACGGTCGCAGGTCGAAGTGCCTGCGGATCAGCTTCTCGATCTTCTCGTCGCTGATGCGGCCGGTGCCGAACGTCGTCACCGAGATCGAGGTCGGCTCGGCCACGCCGATCGCGTAGCTGACCTGCACCTCGCAGCGGTCGGCGATGCCGGCGGCGACGATGTTCTTGGCGACGTAGCGCGCGGCATAGGCGGCCGAGCGGTCGACCTTGGACGGATCCTTGCCCGAGAACGCGCCACCGCCGTGGCGTGCCCAGCCGCCGTAGGTGTCGACGATGATCTTGCGGCCGGTCAGGCCGCAGTCGCCGACCGGGCCGCCGATGACGAACTTGCCGGTCGGATTGATGTGGTACTTGGTGCCCTTGTGCAGCCACTTCGCCGGCAGCACGGGCTTGAGGATGTGCTCGCGCACGGCTTCGACCAGATCCTTCTGCTTCACTGAAGGATCATGCTGGGTCGACAGCACGACGGCGTCGATCGCCACCGCCTTGTCGTTCTCGTAGCGCAGCGTGACCTGCGACTTCGCGTCCGGGCGCAGCCACGGCAGCGGCGAGTTCTTCTTCTTGCGCACCTTGGCCTGCTGCTCGACGAGGCGATGCGAGTAGTAGACCGCCGCCGGCATGTAGTCCTTCGTCTCATTGGTCGCGTAGCCGAACATCAGGCCCTGGTCCCCGGCGCCCTGTTCTTCCGGCTTCTTGCGGTCGACGCCCTGGTTGATGTCGGGCGACTGCTTGCCGATGAGGTTCAGCACACCACAGGTAGCGCCGTCGAAACCGACGTCGCTGCTGTCGTAGCCGATGTCGAGGATGACCTTGCGCGTCAGCGCTTCGAGGTCGATCCACGCGCTCGTGGTCACCTCGCCGGCGACGATCGCGACACCGGTCTTGACCAGCGTTTCGCAGGCGACGCGCGCGCGCTTGTCCTGGGCAAGGATGGCGTCGAGCACGGCGTCGGAGATCTGGTCGGCGACCTTGTCCGGATGGCCTTCGGAGACCGATTCGGAGGTGAACAGATAGCTGCTCATTTTCGGCAAATATCCTTCAATGCGGATGGATGGATGAAACGGGCGCGGATCATACACGCCTCGTTTGGGTTTTGCAGGCGCATGGTGCCATGATCGTCGGCGTCCGTTCAGGGCTGCGGCGGCGCCGCGTGGCAACGCTACCGCCGCTGTGCGAAGGTGGCGCGCTTTCGCCGCCCGCCGCAGGGCATCCATCTCGTGCACAGGTCATCCGCCATGCGTTCACCCGTCACCGGTTTCGTTGTCCTCCTTTCCCTGCTCGTCGCCCCGGCGGTCGCGTTCGCCGGCTACTGGCAGGACGTCGCCGCGCGCGCGCCGCAGGTCCATGGCGAAGCGCCGTCGGCATATCGCCAGGTATCGCTTGACTGGCCCGGACTGCGTCAGGCGCTGGCCGCGCATGCCGATGGTGTCGGCGCCACACTCACACTGCCGGCTCCGGACGGTGGGCTGCGCGAATTCGTGCTGGCCGATTCTGGCGTCATGCCGGCTGAACTGCAGGCACGCTTCCCCGCCATCCGCAGCTACCTCGCCACCGATGCCCGCGGAACGACCGCGCGCGTCGGTATCTCGATGCTTGGCCTGCATGCCACGGTGCACGACCGCGACGGCATCTGGCTGGTGCGACCGGAGCGTTCCGGCATGGGCAGCCACTACCTCAGTTTCCGCCGCGCCGATGCCGGCGTCGCCCCGCCGTTCAAGTGCCGCACGCATGGCCACATCGACATGGACGAGGACCACGCGATGCCGGCACAGGCCCCCGGCGTCGCCACCGTCACGGGCACGATCCTGCGCAACTACCGTGCCGCCTTCGCCGCGAACCACCACTGGGTGCAGGCGGTTGCCAGCGCCATGGATCCGCCGCAGGCACCGAGCGTCGCCATCGGTCTCGCCGCTGTGGTCAATGTCATCAACCGCATCAACGAAGTCTACGGACAGGACTTCGCGATCCGCATGACCCTGATCCCCAACAATGACGCAATCATCTATCCGTTCGCTGAAGGTGACCCGTACTCCAACGATGAAGACGCCATCGACGAGAACGGGCCCAACCTCAACGCCGTCATCGGCAGCGCGAACTACGACATCGGCCACGTGTTCACTACCGGATCGGGCGGACTTGCAGGTCTCGGAGTGGTATGCCGCATCTGGAAGGCGGACGGTACGACCGGATTGCCAAACGGTGCGACGTTGCAGACCGATGTGTTCTACATCGACTACGTCGCGCACGAAGTCGGTCACCAGTTCGGCGGCGACCACACCTACAACTCCTGTGACGGTGACAATGCCGGCGAATCCGGTTTGGAGCCGGGCAGCGGCTCGACGATCCAGGCCTATGCCGGCATCTGCGGCAGCGCGAGCGACCTGCAGACGAACTCCGATCCATATTTCCATGCGCGCAGCCTGCAGGAGATGGGGGGCTATTCGAGCGGTATCGGCGGATCCTGCGCGCAGGCCACGCCGCGCGCTTGGGTCGCGCCGACCGTCGTGCCCGGCAGCGCGACGACGATTCCTGCCGCCACGCCATACGTGCTCACCGCACAGGCCGGTTCATCCGCGCCGGGTGCGGTTTTGACCTACACCTGGGAGCAGTACGATGCCGGCCCAGCCAACATGAACCTGGCCGTCGACCCGGGTGCCGGCCCGATCCAGCGCTCGTGGCTGCCGACGATGAGCCCGCGCCGCTATCTGCCGCGCATCCAGAACCTCGTGTCCGGTGTCTTCGCCAAGGGCGAGATCCTGCCGACCACGAACCGCACGCTGAACTATCGCCTGACCGTGCGCGACAACCTTGCCGGCGGGGGTGCCACCAACAGCGCCGACCGTGTGCTGACCGTGGTCGACACGGCCGGTCCATTCGTATTGACGGCACCGGCTGCGCCGACGATCTGGACCTGGGGCGAAACGCCCGCGCAGACGATTGCATGGAATGTCGCCGCGACCGACCAGGCGCCGATTTCCTGCAGCGCGGTCGACATCGACCTCGTCGTACCGGCGGCCGACAACAGCGAGTTGCTGCGACTCGCGGTGCTGCAGACAGGGGTTCCGAACAGCGGCAGCGCAACGGTGACGGTGCCGAATGTGTCGATCACGGCGGGTCACGTGCGCGTCGCGTGCTCGAACAACATCTTCTTCAACATCAGTCCACAAGTGACCGTGATCGGCGGGGATAGCCTCTTCGCGGACGGGTTCGACAGCCCGTAGCAGCGGGATCGCTCCAGCGACCCGTGCACAGGCCTCGTTCGTTGGAGGCGGGACACTACGCGGGGATGCACCGGCGCGGTAGGATCACGGTTCTCGCAGGTTCCTGCATCAATCAGGTCGACTCCAATGCCCAACAAGCCTGTTCTGTTCTCAACCGCACTGGCTGTCGCGATCGCAGCCTTCGCCGCCAATGTCCATGCCAAGAAGCTGCCCGACGGCATGGTCGA carries:
- a CDS encoding lysophospholipid acyltransferase family protein, which gives rise to MIARLLVALVRLLVGAYPQWIGTQPKAAQRIYFANHASHLDTLALWAALPPTLRRRTRPVAAKDYWSRGLRALVARRGLNAVLIERNRDKAEGDPLQPLDDALAAGDSLILFPEGTRNAEALPLPFKSGLYHLAERHPQVELVAVYLDNARRSLPKGSLLPVPLICTVRFGEVIQRMDGESKADFLERARNAVVKLA
- a CDS encoding CDP-alcohol phosphatidyltransferase family protein; translation: MPPTETRRPLTSRSTGWAKAIASTLARSSVTPNQISVVSIVFAIAGAWLLVEWPTTAGLVLAAVCVQLRLACNLFDGMVAIEGGKQSPVGSLYNELPDRIADSLFIVALGYTIQMPWLGWLGALLAALTAYVRATGGALGFAQDFRGPMAKPHRMAVLTLGCLVGALEGHFNGTRHALLAAAVIIAVGSALTCVTRTRAIAAQLRAKG
- a CDS encoding GSU2403 family nucleotidyltransferase fold protein, which gives rise to MLHYRELSASAQTAYAELYERVHVTETLRSPAFVTGNVAYKTIKGSRYAYWAFKELDGRKREYYLGPAGPAIDAIERARSEGAPALESVGRQAASALALGCTATPPKHFRIVKRMAEYQFFRAGGLLVGTHAFLAIGNQLGVAWDGATRTLDLDFAHPGPGGNVALALPANLHVNMHDALTSLRHGFLPAMGGSKGMACLNVSTREPDLRIDFLTVRRRASFDGVPAPELGVALSPLKFLEYLIERPGQAVLLDRADACLVNLPDPARYGLHKLIVAHERGARHPKHGKDIAQAVALIEWHLRESPRALVDAWDDLTARGTGWSKRARASLAVAARTEKEIVQAFERLVAPRK
- the metK gene encoding methionine adenosyltransferase; amino-acid sequence: MSSYLFTSESVSEGHPDKVADQISDAVLDAILAQDKRARVACETLVKTGVAIVAGEVTTSAWIDLEALTRKVILDIGYDSSDVGFDGATCGVLNLIGKQSPDINQGVDRKKPEEQGAGDQGLMFGYATNETKDYMPAAVYYSHRLVEQQAKVRKKKNSPLPWLRPDAKSQVTLRYENDKAVAIDAVVLSTQHDPSVKQKDLVEAVREHILKPVLPAKWLHKGTKYHINPTGKFVIGGPVGDCGLTGRKIIVDTYGGWARHGGGAFSGKDPSKVDRSAAYAARYVAKNIVAAGIADRCEVQVSYAIGVAEPTSISVTTFGTGRISDEKIEKLIRRHFDLRPYGIIKMLDLVHPMYQPTASYGHFGRAPYEVKLANGETFTAFSWEKTDKAEALRADAKL
- a CDS encoding reprolysin-like metallopeptidase — translated: MRSPVTGFVVLLSLLVAPAVAFAGYWQDVAARAPQVHGEAPSAYRQVSLDWPGLRQALAAHADGVGATLTLPAPDGGLREFVLADSGVMPAELQARFPAIRSYLATDARGTTARVGISMLGLHATVHDRDGIWLVRPERSGMGSHYLSFRRADAGVAPPFKCRTHGHIDMDEDHAMPAQAPGVATVTGTILRNYRAAFAANHHWVQAVASAMDPPQAPSVAIGLAAVVNVINRINEVYGQDFAIRMTLIPNNDAIIYPFAEGDPYSNDEDAIDENGPNLNAVIGSANYDIGHVFTTGSGGLAGLGVVCRIWKADGTTGLPNGATLQTDVFYIDYVAHEVGHQFGGDHTYNSCDGDNAGESGLEPGSGSTIQAYAGICGSASDLQTNSDPYFHARSLQEMGGYSSGIGGSCAQATPRAWVAPTVVPGSATTIPAATPYVLTAQAGSSAPGAVLTYTWEQYDAGPANMNLAVDPGAGPIQRSWLPTMSPRRYLPRIQNLVSGVFAKGEILPTTNRTLNYRLTVRDNLAGGGATNSADRVLTVVDTAGPFVLTAPAAPTIWTWGETPAQTIAWNVAATDQAPISCSAVDIDLVVPAADNSELLRLAVLQTGVPNSGSATVTVPNVSITAGHVRVACSNNIFFNISPQVTVIGGDSLFADGFDSP